A region from the Patagioenas fasciata isolate bPatFas1 chromosome 27, bPatFas1.hap1, whole genome shotgun sequence genome encodes:
- the CALR3 gene encoding calreticulin-3 isoform X2: protein MRGPRGVKAMAAPGPGGRGGSAPTAVALRLLLLLGAALGPARATVYFQEQFLDGDNWQKRWMYSEYNPGLGKFKLTAGRFYGDPERDKGLQTSENSKFYAISSRFKPFSNKGKTLVIQYTVKHEQKIDCGGGYVKIFPSNLDQKNLTGDSHYYIMFGPDICGSETKKVHVILSYKNKPHPIKKPIRCKVDGYTHLYTLIIRPDQTYEVKIDNQMVTSGNLEDDFDFLPPKKINDPTVRKPTDWDDRIQIDDPNDTKPEDWDEPEYIMDTSVEKPEGWDDAVNGEWHYPMVKNPLYRGEWKPRQIDNPNYRGVWPHPQIDNPDYWPDSSIYSYENISVIGLDIWQMMRFMQKTLEMKHGEKQRVLKRK, encoded by the exons ATGAGGGGACCTCGTGGTGTGAAGGCGATGGCGGCGCCGGGACCCGGAGGCCGTGGTGGAAGCGCCCCGACCGCTGTGGcgctgaggctgctgctgctcctcgggGCCGCCCTGGGCCCCGCCAGGGCTACGGTGTATTTCCAGGAGCAGTTTCTGGACGGAG ACAACTGGCAGAAGAGGTGGATGTATTCTGAGTACAACCCGGGCCTTGGGAAGTTTAAACTCACTGCTGGGAGGTTTTATGGAGATCCAGAGCGAGATAAAG GTTTACAAACTAGTGAAAATTCTAAATTTTATGCCATCTCCTCACGATTTAAACCATTCAGTAACAAAGGGAAGACTCTGGTCATTCAGTATACTGTGAAACACGAGCAGAAGATAGATTGTGGGGGGGGATATGTTAAAATTTTTCCCTCAAATTTGGACCAGAAGAACCTAACTGGAGATTCGCATTATTACATCATGTTTG GGCCAGATATCTGTGGATCTGAGACAAAGAAAGTCCATGTTATTTTAAGTTACAAGAATAAACCCCATCCGATCAAGAAACCAATCAGATGTAAG GTTGATGGATATACACACCTATATACTTTGATTATAAGGCCAGATCAGACTTATGAAGTAAAAATTGATAACCAAATGGTCACATCTGGCAACTTGGAAGATGATTTTGACTTTTTGCCACCAAAGAAAATTAATGATCCCACAGTGAGGAAACCCACTGACTGGGATGATCGAATCCAGATTGATGATCCAAATGACACCAAACCTGAG GATTGGGATGAACCTGAATACATCATGGACACCAGTGTTGAGAAACCTGAAGGCTGGGATGACGCTGTGAATGGAGAATGGCATTATCCTATGGTCAAGAATCCtctatacagg GGGGAATGGAAACCGAGGCAGATTGATAACCCAAATTATAGAGGGGTTTGGCCTCATCCGCAGATCGACAATCCAGATTACTGGCCAGACTCCAGTATCTACAGCTACGAAAATATTAGTGTCATTGGACTGGATATCTGGCAG ATGATGAGGTTTATGCAGAAGACTTTGGAGATGAaacatggggagaaacaaag GGTCCTGAAGAGGAAATGA
- the CALR3 gene encoding calreticulin-3 isoform X3 — MRGPRGVKAMAAPGPGGRGGSAPTAVALRLLLLLGAALGPARATVYFQEQFLDGDNWQKRWMYSEYNPGLGKFKLTAGRFYGDPERDKGPDICGSETKKVHVILSYKNKPHPIKKPIRCKVDGYTHLYTLIIRPDQTYEVKIDNQMVTSGNLEDDFDFLPPKKINDPTVRKPTDWDDRIQIDDPNDTKPEDWDEPEYIMDTSVEKPEGWDDAVNGEWHYPMVKNPLYRGEWKPRQIDNPNYRGVWPHPQIDNPDYWPDSSIYSYENISVIGLDIWQVRAGTIFDNFLITDDEVYAEDFGDETWGETKGPEEEMNLKQTEEEQERERVMEEKYFEERFKKKLERSSSGKDGAVGQTADKEEF, encoded by the exons ATGAGGGGACCTCGTGGTGTGAAGGCGATGGCGGCGCCGGGACCCGGAGGCCGTGGTGGAAGCGCCCCGACCGCTGTGGcgctgaggctgctgctgctcctcgggGCCGCCCTGGGCCCCGCCAGGGCTACGGTGTATTTCCAGGAGCAGTTTCTGGACGGAG ACAACTGGCAGAAGAGGTGGATGTATTCTGAGTACAACCCGGGCCTTGGGAAGTTTAAACTCACTGCTGGGAGGTTTTATGGAGATCCAGAGCGAGATAAAG GGCCAGATATCTGTGGATCTGAGACAAAGAAAGTCCATGTTATTTTAAGTTACAAGAATAAACCCCATCCGATCAAGAAACCAATCAGATGTAAG GTTGATGGATATACACACCTATATACTTTGATTATAAGGCCAGATCAGACTTATGAAGTAAAAATTGATAACCAAATGGTCACATCTGGCAACTTGGAAGATGATTTTGACTTTTTGCCACCAAAGAAAATTAATGATCCCACAGTGAGGAAACCCACTGACTGGGATGATCGAATCCAGATTGATGATCCAAATGACACCAAACCTGAG GATTGGGATGAACCTGAATACATCATGGACACCAGTGTTGAGAAACCTGAAGGCTGGGATGACGCTGTGAATGGAGAATGGCATTATCCTATGGTCAAGAATCCtctatacagg GGGGAATGGAAACCGAGGCAGATTGATAACCCAAATTATAGAGGGGTTTGGCCTCATCCGCAGATCGACAATCCAGATTACTGGCCAGACTCCAGTATCTACAGCTACGAAAATATTAGTGTCATTGGACTGGATATCTGGCAG GTGAGAGCTGGCACAATTTTTGACAACTTCTTGATAACAGATGATGAGGTTTATGCAGAAGACTTTGGAGATGAaacatggggagaaacaaag GGTCCTGAAGAGGAAATGAATCTGAAGCAGACGGAGGAAGAGCAGGAGAGGGAAAGGGTCATGGAAGAAAAATACTTTGAGGAGCGGTTTAAGAAAAagctggagagaagcagctctgggaAGGACGGAGCAGTGGGGCAGACTGCGGACAAGGAGGAGTTTTAA
- the C27H19orf44 gene encoding uncharacterized protein C19orf44 homolog isoform X1, which translates to MAPAGGGQQGHSDAPRRTITAGLSGLPRPGGERPAGGAGLGNTGIAPFHGSRALTAHNGNGSPWCPAPGSAAWASSGRRARSNPGSAAHARSSAALRKVAQLEGRITDRKKQMELQSAAGQKPWDEESSSSAASPEHSARGKKYLKKSAATGGNKTPGSAGLKEEENIQRPKKSVMVKQHLRLDSGEEDMRERTESSLEFSSSNDNRRVVGSDSKWGRKKSKTPVPSGMPPPSHKEVSLAEASQTSLVRSKDPEKSAFGRVNSPPPAAGSGELSVQRKMSSESPPTPVEVTLPGTRSTKQSQASLQSDTSEIKSLDELFSKAADGGDAISSSSDDFRLNILSLDDLAPNVTSEAAELKQKETDIQITHESNRNSKEDSFLVVKDQVSLKMRSAVPGVNDASERDAGKTVTEAEISEHLSGVSADFPGHKRDDLDHDERTINSEYSEDFERSEPPADRGRVSQRGQRSESRSCSGERLSPAPPPCTGEQHQRVHRVTVKETAVQTVDLPFAYCWAKTTPAALLDPPVGNSYVDPVPVASHVISTDAVEALTAYSPAALVLNAMLKQHLMLTQQFVENIHHLHLSVVESLEKEKFHYHTLEEAKEYIKTHKSPPLTTEKAREGIQKAREEKMV; encoded by the exons ATGGCGCCCGCGGGCGGAGGGCAG CAGGGCCACAGCGATGCTCCCCGCAGAACCATCACCGCCGGGCTcagcggccttccccggcccggCGGAGAGCGGCCGGCGGGTGGCGCAGGGCTCGGGAACACCGGGATCGCTCCCTTCCACGGCAGCAGGGCTCTAACGGCGCACAACGGGAACGGCAGCCCCTGGTGCCCGGCGCCGGGGAGCGCTGCGTGGGCATCGAGCGGGCGCAGAGCGCGGAGCAACCCGGGCAGCGCTGCCCACGCGCGGTCCAGCGCAGCGCTGAGGAAAGTGGCGCAGCTGGAGGGCAGAATCACGGACCGAAAGAAgcagatggagctgcagagcgcTGCGGGCCAGAAGCCTTGGGATGAGGAGTCGTCCTCGTCCGCTGCCAGTCCCGAACACAGCGCGAGGGGCAAGAAGTACCTGAAGAAATCTGCTGCCACCGGTGGAAATAAAACCCCCGGTAGTGCCGGTttgaaggaggaggaaaacatcCAAAGGCCTAAAAAGAGTGTTATGGTTAAACAGCACCTTCGTTTGGACAGTGGTGAAGAGGACATGAGAGAACGGACGGAGAGCTCTTTGGAGTTCTCCAGCAGCAATGACAATCGGAGGGTTGTTGGGAGTGATTCTAAATGGGGTAGAAAG AAGAGTAAGACTCCCGTTCCATCAGGAATGCCGCCTCCATCCCATAAAGAAGTTTCCCTGGCAGAGGCATCTCAAACATCTTTGGTTCGTAGCAAAGACCCAGAGAAAAGTGCTTTTGGTAGAGTTAATTCCCCACCACCCGCAGCAGGCAGTGGAGAGCTGTCAGTACAACGGAAAATGAGCTCTGAATCGCCACCGACTCCTGTAGAGGTGACTCTGCCTGGAACACGCAGCACCAAGCAAAGCCAAGCGTCACTTCAGAGCGATACAAGTGAAATAAAATCATTAGATGAAttgttttcaaaagcagctgATGGAGGAGATGCAATCAGCAGCAGCTCAGATG ACTTCAGACTGAATATCCTGAGCCTTGATGATTTGGCACCAAATGTCACCAGTGAGGCAGCGGAATTAAAGCAGAAA GAGACAGACATTCAAATTACCCACGAATCGAACAGAAATTCAAAAGAAGATTCATTCCTGGTGGTGAAGGACCAAGTTTCTCTTAAAATGAGAAGTGCAGTACCTGGTGTGAACGATGCGTCCGAACGGGACGCTGGAAAAACTGTGACCGAAGCTGAAATCTCTGAGCACTTAAGTGGAGTTTCTGCAGATTTCCCAGGACACAAACGGGATGATCTTGATCACGATGAGAGAACCATTAATTCAGAATATTCTGAAGACTTTGAGAGGTCTGAGCCTCCAGCAGACAGGGGACGTGTATCACAGAGAGGGCAGCGTTCCGAGAGCCGCTCGTGTTCCGGAGAACGCCTGTCTCCAGCACCACCTCCGTGTACCGGAGAACAGCATCAGCGGGTGCACAGAGTGACTGTCAAAGAAACCGCGGTCCAGACGGTGGATTTGCCGTTCGCCTATTGCTGGGCAAAGA CAACCCCAGCGGCGCTGCTTGACCCACCTGTAGGGAACAGCTACGTCGACCCCGTGCCTGTTGCCAGTCACGTCATCAGCACGGATGCTGTAGAAG CCCTGACAGCGTACAGCCCGGCAGCGCTCGTTCTAAACGCCATGTTGAAGCAGCACTTGATGTTGACTCAGCAGTTTGTTGAGAACATTCATCACCTTCACTTATCCGTCGTGGAGTCGCTAGAGAAGGAGAAATTCCACTACCACACCCTGGAAGAGGCCAAGGAG tacatcaAGACTCACAAATCCCCACCTTTAACAACTGAGAAAGCACGGGAAGGAATTCAGAAAGCACGGGAGGAAAAAATGGTTTGA
- the C27H19orf44 gene encoding uncharacterized protein C19orf44 homolog isoform X2, giving the protein MAPAGGGQGHSDAPRRTITAGLSGLPRPGGERPAGGAGLGNTGIAPFHGSRALTAHNGNGSPWCPAPGSAAWASSGRRARSNPGSAAHARSSAALRKVAQLEGRITDRKKQMELQSAAGQKPWDEESSSSAASPEHSARGKKYLKKSAATGGNKTPGSAGLKEEENIQRPKKSVMVKQHLRLDSGEEDMRERTESSLEFSSSNDNRRVVGSDSKWGRKKSKTPVPSGMPPPSHKEVSLAEASQTSLVRSKDPEKSAFGRVNSPPPAAGSGELSVQRKMSSESPPTPVEVTLPGTRSTKQSQASLQSDTSEIKSLDELFSKAADGGDAISSSSDDFRLNILSLDDLAPNVTSEAAELKQKETDIQITHESNRNSKEDSFLVVKDQVSLKMRSAVPGVNDASERDAGKTVTEAEISEHLSGVSADFPGHKRDDLDHDERTINSEYSEDFERSEPPADRGRVSQRGQRSESRSCSGERLSPAPPPCTGEQHQRVHRVTVKETAVQTVDLPFAYCWAKTTPAALLDPPVGNSYVDPVPVASHVISTDAVEALTAYSPAALVLNAMLKQHLMLTQQFVENIHHLHLSVVESLEKEKFHYHTLEEAKEYIKTHKSPPLTTEKAREGIQKAREEKMV; this is encoded by the exons ATGGCGCCCGCGGGCGGAGGGCAG GGCCACAGCGATGCTCCCCGCAGAACCATCACCGCCGGGCTcagcggccttccccggcccggCGGAGAGCGGCCGGCGGGTGGCGCAGGGCTCGGGAACACCGGGATCGCTCCCTTCCACGGCAGCAGGGCTCTAACGGCGCACAACGGGAACGGCAGCCCCTGGTGCCCGGCGCCGGGGAGCGCTGCGTGGGCATCGAGCGGGCGCAGAGCGCGGAGCAACCCGGGCAGCGCTGCCCACGCGCGGTCCAGCGCAGCGCTGAGGAAAGTGGCGCAGCTGGAGGGCAGAATCACGGACCGAAAGAAgcagatggagctgcagagcgcTGCGGGCCAGAAGCCTTGGGATGAGGAGTCGTCCTCGTCCGCTGCCAGTCCCGAACACAGCGCGAGGGGCAAGAAGTACCTGAAGAAATCTGCTGCCACCGGTGGAAATAAAACCCCCGGTAGTGCCGGTttgaaggaggaggaaaacatcCAAAGGCCTAAAAAGAGTGTTATGGTTAAACAGCACCTTCGTTTGGACAGTGGTGAAGAGGACATGAGAGAACGGACGGAGAGCTCTTTGGAGTTCTCCAGCAGCAATGACAATCGGAGGGTTGTTGGGAGTGATTCTAAATGGGGTAGAAAG AAGAGTAAGACTCCCGTTCCATCAGGAATGCCGCCTCCATCCCATAAAGAAGTTTCCCTGGCAGAGGCATCTCAAACATCTTTGGTTCGTAGCAAAGACCCAGAGAAAAGTGCTTTTGGTAGAGTTAATTCCCCACCACCCGCAGCAGGCAGTGGAGAGCTGTCAGTACAACGGAAAATGAGCTCTGAATCGCCACCGACTCCTGTAGAGGTGACTCTGCCTGGAACACGCAGCACCAAGCAAAGCCAAGCGTCACTTCAGAGCGATACAAGTGAAATAAAATCATTAGATGAAttgttttcaaaagcagctgATGGAGGAGATGCAATCAGCAGCAGCTCAGATG ACTTCAGACTGAATATCCTGAGCCTTGATGATTTGGCACCAAATGTCACCAGTGAGGCAGCGGAATTAAAGCAGAAA GAGACAGACATTCAAATTACCCACGAATCGAACAGAAATTCAAAAGAAGATTCATTCCTGGTGGTGAAGGACCAAGTTTCTCTTAAAATGAGAAGTGCAGTACCTGGTGTGAACGATGCGTCCGAACGGGACGCTGGAAAAACTGTGACCGAAGCTGAAATCTCTGAGCACTTAAGTGGAGTTTCTGCAGATTTCCCAGGACACAAACGGGATGATCTTGATCACGATGAGAGAACCATTAATTCAGAATATTCTGAAGACTTTGAGAGGTCTGAGCCTCCAGCAGACAGGGGACGTGTATCACAGAGAGGGCAGCGTTCCGAGAGCCGCTCGTGTTCCGGAGAACGCCTGTCTCCAGCACCACCTCCGTGTACCGGAGAACAGCATCAGCGGGTGCACAGAGTGACTGTCAAAGAAACCGCGGTCCAGACGGTGGATTTGCCGTTCGCCTATTGCTGGGCAAAGA CAACCCCAGCGGCGCTGCTTGACCCACCTGTAGGGAACAGCTACGTCGACCCCGTGCCTGTTGCCAGTCACGTCATCAGCACGGATGCTGTAGAAG CCCTGACAGCGTACAGCCCGGCAGCGCTCGTTCTAAACGCCATGTTGAAGCAGCACTTGATGTTGACTCAGCAGTTTGTTGAGAACATTCATCACCTTCACTTATCCGTCGTGGAGTCGCTAGAGAAGGAGAAATTCCACTACCACACCCTGGAAGAGGCCAAGGAG tacatcaAGACTCACAAATCCCCACCTTTAACAACTGAGAAAGCACGGGAAGGAATTCAGAAAGCACGGGAGGAAAAAATGGTTTGA
- the CALR3 gene encoding calreticulin-3 isoform X1, which translates to MRGPRGVKAMAAPGPGGRGGSAPTAVALRLLLLLGAALGPARATVYFQEQFLDGDNWQKRWMYSEYNPGLGKFKLTAGRFYGDPERDKGLQTSENSKFYAISSRFKPFSNKGKTLVIQYTVKHEQKIDCGGGYVKIFPSNLDQKNLTGDSHYYIMFGPDICGSETKKVHVILSYKNKPHPIKKPIRCKVDGYTHLYTLIIRPDQTYEVKIDNQMVTSGNLEDDFDFLPPKKINDPTVRKPTDWDDRIQIDDPNDTKPEDWDEPEYIMDTSVEKPEGWDDAVNGEWHYPMVKNPLYRGEWKPRQIDNPNYRGVWPHPQIDNPDYWPDSSIYSYENISVIGLDIWQVRAGTIFDNFLITDDEVYAEDFGDETWGETKGPEEEMNLKQTEEEQERERVMEEKYFEERFKKKLERSSSGKDGAVGQTADKEEF; encoded by the exons ATGAGGGGACCTCGTGGTGTGAAGGCGATGGCGGCGCCGGGACCCGGAGGCCGTGGTGGAAGCGCCCCGACCGCTGTGGcgctgaggctgctgctgctcctcgggGCCGCCCTGGGCCCCGCCAGGGCTACGGTGTATTTCCAGGAGCAGTTTCTGGACGGAG ACAACTGGCAGAAGAGGTGGATGTATTCTGAGTACAACCCGGGCCTTGGGAAGTTTAAACTCACTGCTGGGAGGTTTTATGGAGATCCAGAGCGAGATAAAG GTTTACAAACTAGTGAAAATTCTAAATTTTATGCCATCTCCTCACGATTTAAACCATTCAGTAACAAAGGGAAGACTCTGGTCATTCAGTATACTGTGAAACACGAGCAGAAGATAGATTGTGGGGGGGGATATGTTAAAATTTTTCCCTCAAATTTGGACCAGAAGAACCTAACTGGAGATTCGCATTATTACATCATGTTTG GGCCAGATATCTGTGGATCTGAGACAAAGAAAGTCCATGTTATTTTAAGTTACAAGAATAAACCCCATCCGATCAAGAAACCAATCAGATGTAAG GTTGATGGATATACACACCTATATACTTTGATTATAAGGCCAGATCAGACTTATGAAGTAAAAATTGATAACCAAATGGTCACATCTGGCAACTTGGAAGATGATTTTGACTTTTTGCCACCAAAGAAAATTAATGATCCCACAGTGAGGAAACCCACTGACTGGGATGATCGAATCCAGATTGATGATCCAAATGACACCAAACCTGAG GATTGGGATGAACCTGAATACATCATGGACACCAGTGTTGAGAAACCTGAAGGCTGGGATGACGCTGTGAATGGAGAATGGCATTATCCTATGGTCAAGAATCCtctatacagg GGGGAATGGAAACCGAGGCAGATTGATAACCCAAATTATAGAGGGGTTTGGCCTCATCCGCAGATCGACAATCCAGATTACTGGCCAGACTCCAGTATCTACAGCTACGAAAATATTAGTGTCATTGGACTGGATATCTGGCAG GTGAGAGCTGGCACAATTTTTGACAACTTCTTGATAACAGATGATGAGGTTTATGCAGAAGACTTTGGAGATGAaacatggggagaaacaaag GGTCCTGAAGAGGAAATGAATCTGAAGCAGACGGAGGAAGAGCAGGAGAGGGAAAGGGTCATGGAAGAAAAATACTTTGAGGAGCGGTTTAAGAAAAagctggagagaagcagctctgggaAGGACGGAGCAGTGGGGCAGACTGCGGACAAGGAGGAGTTTTAA